The following coding sequences lie in one Frigoribacterium sp. SL97 genomic window:
- a CDS encoding alkene reductase: protein MDLFSPATFGQLELRNRVVMAPLTRLRSGDDGVPGDVVVEHYRQRASFGLITTEGTWPSQESKAYDGQPGIVTDEQVAGWKRVAEAVHAEGGQIVMQVMHGGRVSHTDITRTDRIVAPSAIAIDGQVHTATGKVDFPVPHALTTDEVHQVTADIVAASKRAVLEAGLDGVEIHSANGYLLHEFLSPVSNVRTDEYGGTPENRARLAIETATAVAEAIGAGRVGIRLSPMHNIQDVVETDVADVTAVYRALVEGLAPLGLAYLSVLQADLRGELVQDLRTRFGGAFIVNSGFGQITTRDEAIAEVADGQADAVAVGRFAIANPDLVERWQGDHEVNEPNPATFYAEGAEGYTDYPTLEHAAR from the coding sequence TTGGACCTCTTCTCTCCCGCCACCTTCGGCCAGCTCGAGCTGCGCAACCGCGTCGTCATGGCGCCCCTCACCCGTCTCCGCTCCGGCGACGACGGCGTTCCGGGCGACGTCGTGGTGGAGCACTACCGTCAGCGCGCCTCCTTCGGTCTGATCACGACCGAGGGCACCTGGCCCTCGCAGGAGTCCAAGGCCTACGACGGTCAGCCCGGCATCGTCACCGACGAGCAGGTCGCCGGCTGGAAGCGCGTCGCCGAGGCCGTCCACGCCGAGGGCGGCCAGATCGTCATGCAGGTCATGCACGGTGGCCGCGTCTCGCACACCGACATCACGCGCACCGACCGCATCGTCGCCCCCAGCGCTATCGCCATCGACGGCCAGGTGCACACCGCCACCGGCAAGGTCGACTTCCCCGTGCCGCACGCCCTCACGACCGACGAGGTCCACCAGGTCACGGCCGACATCGTCGCCGCGTCGAAGCGCGCCGTGCTCGAGGCCGGGCTCGACGGCGTCGAGATCCACAGCGCCAACGGCTACCTGCTGCACGAGTTCCTCTCGCCCGTCTCGAACGTCCGCACCGACGAGTACGGCGGAACCCCCGAGAACCGCGCCCGCCTCGCGATCGAGACCGCGACCGCCGTGGCCGAGGCGATCGGTGCCGGCCGCGTCGGCATCCGGCTGTCGCCCATGCACAACATCCAGGACGTCGTCGAGACCGACGTCGCCGACGTGACGGCCGTCTACCGTGCGCTCGTCGAGGGCCTCGCGCCGCTCGGCCTCGCCTACCTCAGCGTGCTGCAGGCCGACCTGCGCGGCGAGCTCGTCCAGGACCTCCGCACGCGCTTCGGTGGTGCCTTCATCGTCAACAGCGGCTTCGGTCAGATCACCACGCGCGACGAGGCCATCGCCGAGGTCGCCGACGGCCAAGCCGACGCCGTGGCCGTGGGCCGTTTCGCCATCGCCAACCCCGACCTGGTCGAGCGGTGGCAGGGTGACCACGAGGTCAACGAGCCGAACCCCGCCACGTTCTACGCCGAGGGTGCCGAGGGCTACACGGACTACCCGACGCTGGAGCACGCCGCGCGCTAG
- a CDS encoding TetR/AcrR family transcriptional regulator encodes MPLRPASEKKILDAADDLFFTNGIAATPVDAVLARAGVSAATMYRGYRSKEALVAAALTRRHHDWLATWDAAVARCDEAGPRLLAVFDALDDFRSRPTGARWCAFLASAAEYVDPPADVAEAVRLDTETLRTRLTDLARPLVGPEAEGLAERLLLVVTGDLAMRLREPDRDTTTGRAVAASLIYAAGATGAPSPGR; translated from the coding sequence ATGCCCCTGCGCCCGGCCAGCGAGAAGAAGATCCTCGACGCCGCCGACGACCTGTTCTTCACGAACGGCATCGCCGCGACGCCCGTCGACGCCGTCCTCGCCCGCGCCGGCGTCTCGGCCGCGACGATGTACCGCGGCTACCGCAGCAAGGAGGCGCTGGTCGCCGCAGCGCTGACCCGTCGCCACCACGACTGGCTCGCCACCTGGGACGCCGCCGTCGCCCGGTGCGACGAGGCCGGCCCGCGCCTCCTCGCGGTCTTCGACGCGTTGGACGACTTCCGGTCCCGCCCGACGGGGGCACGCTGGTGTGCGTTCCTGGCCTCGGCGGCCGAGTACGTCGATCCGCCCGCCGACGTCGCCGAGGCCGTGCGGCTCGACACCGAGACGCTGCGGACGCGACTCACCGACCTGGCACGCCCGCTCGTCGGCCCCGAGGCCGAGGGGCTCGCCGAACGCCTGCTGCTGGTGGTCACCGGCGACCTCGCCATGCGACTCCGCGAGCCCGACCGCGACACGACGACGGGCCGGGCCGTCGCGGCGTCGCTCATCTACGCCGCCGGCGCCACCGGCGCCCCGAGCCCCGGCCGCTGA
- a CDS encoding NAD(P)-dependent oxidoreductase, producing the protein MKVAVLGTGIMGQGVAGTLLREGFDVTVWNRTRSKAEPLAADGAAVADTAWQAVEGADVVVTVLFDGDAVLEVLDEAADASGADTVWVQASTIGEADTARVVRTADGHGLRLVEAMMLGTKKPAATGKLVMLAAGDDALLDAVRPVLDAMGSKTIVAGDTVGQGTALKLAANAWIATITAATAQSLALTEALGLDPQLFLDAIDGGQSDTPYAHLKGATMIAGDYPAQFALDGIRKDLDLMQEAAQGTGFDTGLLEALSGVYATAADRGHGGDDIAAVRTGFDRDGSAETR; encoded by the coding sequence ATGAAGGTCGCAGTGCTCGGGACGGGCATCATGGGTCAGGGCGTGGCGGGGACACTGCTGCGCGAGGGGTTCGACGTCACGGTCTGGAACCGCACGAGGTCGAAGGCCGAGCCGCTCGCCGCCGACGGTGCCGCGGTCGCCGACACGGCGTGGCAGGCGGTCGAGGGCGCCGACGTGGTCGTCACCGTGCTGTTCGACGGCGACGCCGTGCTCGAGGTCCTCGACGAGGCCGCCGACGCGAGCGGTGCCGACACCGTGTGGGTGCAGGCCAGCACCATCGGCGAGGCCGACACGGCCCGCGTCGTCCGGACGGCCGACGGGCACGGGCTCCGGCTCGTCGAGGCGATGATGCTCGGCACGAAGAAGCCGGCCGCGACGGGGAAGCTCGTCATGCTGGCCGCCGGCGACGACGCCCTGCTCGACGCCGTGCGTCCGGTCCTCGACGCCATGGGCTCCAAGACGATCGTCGCGGGCGACACGGTCGGACAGGGCACGGCGCTGAAGCTCGCCGCCAACGCGTGGATCGCCACGATCACCGCCGCCACGGCCCAGTCGCTCGCACTGACGGAGGCCCTGGGCCTCGACCCGCAGCTCTTCCTCGACGCCATCGACGGGGGCCAGTCGGACACCCCGTACGCGCACCTCAAGGGCGCGACGATGATCGCCGGCGACTACCCGGCCCAGTTCGCGCTCGACGGCATCCGCAAGGACCTCGACCTCATGCAGGAGGCCGCCCAGGGCACCGGCTTCGACACCGGTCTGCTCGAGGCGCTGTCCGGCGTCTACGCGACGGCGGCCGACCGGGGGCACGGCGGCGACGACATCGCCGCGGTCCGCACCGGCTTCGACCGGGACGGTTCCGCCGAGACCCGCTAG
- a CDS encoding lysophospholipid acyltransferase family protein produces MWRRAQWSVLTTLSRSVLSPLVRAVWRPRVIGRRNVPRRGAVILASNHLSFMDSVVITLMAPRQVSFLAKNAYFTGSGLKGRASRAFFTGIGAIGVERGAGSAAQHALDLGLGKLTDGDAFAIYPEGTRSLDGRLYRGRTGVAWLALTSGAPVVPVALTGTQELQPVGTRLPRLRKVTVEFGEPIDLSHHGEAKSGRARRHATDEVMAAVQRLSGQVEAGAYNDPPAPSVVARVRRAMRPDPVGPDPLD; encoded by the coding sequence ATGTGGCGTCGGGCACAGTGGAGCGTGCTCACAACCCTCAGCCGTTCGGTCCTGTCACCCCTGGTGCGCGCGGTCTGGCGCCCCCGGGTGATCGGGCGCCGCAACGTCCCGCGGCGCGGCGCCGTCATCCTGGCCAGCAACCATCTCTCGTTCATGGACAGCGTCGTGATCACCCTCATGGCACCCCGTCAGGTCTCGTTCCTCGCGAAGAACGCCTACTTCACCGGCTCGGGTCTCAAAGGTCGGGCGTCGCGGGCCTTCTTCACCGGCATCGGTGCGATCGGCGTCGAGCGAGGGGCCGGGTCCGCCGCGCAGCACGCCCTCGACCTGGGCCTCGGCAAGCTGACGGACGGTGACGCGTTCGCGATCTACCCCGAAGGGACGCGCTCCCTCGACGGGCGGCTCTACCGCGGCCGGACGGGCGTCGCCTGGCTCGCGCTCACGAGCGGGGCCCCGGTCGTGCCGGTCGCCCTGACGGGGACGCAGGAACTGCAGCCGGTGGGCACGCGCCTCCCGCGCCTCCGGAAGGTCACCGTCGAGTTCGGCGAGCCCATCGACCTCTCGCACCACGGGGAGGCGAAGTCGGGTCGGGCTCGTCGCCACGCCACCGACGAGGTGATGGCGGCCGTCCAGCGTCTCAGCGGCCAGGTCGAGGCGGGCGCGTACAACGATCCGCCCGCGCCGTCGGTCGTCGCGCGGGTGCGGCGTGCGATGCGGCCCGACCCCGTCGGGCCCGATCCGCTCGACTGA